One genomic window of Bartonella sp. HY038 includes the following:
- the ilvD gene encoding dihydroxy-acid dehydratase, which translates to MPAYRSRTSTHGRNMAGARGLWRATGMKDNDFGKPIIAVVNSFTQFVPGHVHLKDLGQLVAREIEKAGGVAKEFNTIAIDDGIAMGHDGMLYSLPSREIIADSVEYMVNGHCADAMVCISNCDKITPGMLMASLRLNIPTIFVSGGPMEAGKVVLNGKEIALDLVDAMVAAADDSHSDEEVNAIERAACPTCGSCSGMFTANSMNCLTEALGLSLPGNGSTLATHLDRKRLFEEAGHRIVELAKRYYEGDDETVLPRSIATLPAFENAMTLDIAMGGSTNTVLHLLAAAQEGEVDFTMADIDRLSRKVPVLCKVAPAVAHVHMEDVHRAGGIMGILGELDRAGLINNTTYTVHSPTMRDALRNYDVKQTNDPAVHDFFRAAPGGVPTQTAFSQSRRYESVDLDREKGVIRTKEHAYSQDGGLAVLYGNLAEDGCIVKTAGVDDSILVFKGPARIFESQDTAVLGILNNKVKAGDIVLIRYEGPRGGPGMQEMLYPTSYLKSKGLGKACALITDGRFSGGSSGLSIGHVSPEAAEGGTIGLVEEGDIIEIDIPNRKIHLAVDDAVLAHRREKMQEKGTDAWKPLEIRKRKITKALKAYAAMTTSAAKGAVREI; encoded by the coding sequence ATGCCTGCCTATCGTTCGCGTACTTCCACCCATGGCCGTAATATGGCCGGCGCTCGCGGTCTGTGGCGTGCCACAGGTATGAAAGACAATGATTTTGGCAAACCAATTATTGCGGTTGTCAATTCTTTCACGCAATTTGTGCCAGGTCACGTGCATTTGAAAGATCTTGGGCAGCTTGTGGCGCGCGAAATTGAAAAAGCTGGCGGTGTTGCTAAGGAATTCAATACCATTGCGATTGATGATGGTATTGCAATGGGGCATGACGGCATGCTCTATTCACTGCCATCACGCGAAATCATTGCCGACTCTGTTGAATATATGGTCAATGGCCATTGCGCTGATGCAATGGTTTGCATTTCCAATTGTGACAAAATTACACCGGGCATGTTAATGGCTTCACTTCGCCTTAATATACCAACAATCTTTGTGTCTGGCGGTCCAATGGAAGCTGGCAAGGTTGTTTTAAACGGCAAAGAAATTGCCCTTGACCTTGTTGATGCCATGGTTGCAGCAGCAGATGACAGCCATAGCGATGAAGAAGTAAACGCCATTGAGCGTGCTGCCTGCCCAACTTGTGGCTCATGCTCTGGTATGTTTACCGCCAATTCAATGAATTGCTTGACTGAAGCGCTTGGTCTATCTTTGCCCGGCAACGGGTCAACCCTTGCTACCCACTTAGATCGCAAACGCTTATTTGAAGAAGCAGGTCACCGCATTGTCGAACTTGCCAAGCGCTATTATGAGGGCGACGATGAAACGGTTTTGCCACGCTCTATCGCGACATTGCCAGCCTTTGAAAACGCCATGACCCTTGATATTGCCATGGGCGGCTCAACCAATACGGTTCTTCACCTTTTAGCTGCGGCGCAAGAGGGCGAAGTTGATTTTACTATGGCTGATATTGATCGCTTATCACGCAAAGTTCCAGTTTTATGTAAGGTAGCACCTGCGGTTGCCCATGTTCACATGGAAGATGTTCATCGCGCTGGCGGTATTATGGGCATTTTGGGTGAGCTTGACCGTGCTGGCCTTATCAATAACACAACTTATACTGTCCATTCGCCTACCATGCGCGATGCATTGCGCAATTATGACGTAAAGCAAACCAATGATCCGGCTGTGCATGATTTTTTCCGTGCAGCACCGGGCGGCGTTCCAACCCAAACTGCTTTTAGCCAGTCGCGCCGTTATGAAAGCGTTGATCTTGACCGTGAAAAGGGCGTTATCCGTACCAAAGAACATGCCTATTCACAAGATGGCGGCCTTGCCGTACTTTATGGTAATTTGGCGGAAGATGGTTGTATTGTTAAAACCGCTGGTGTTGATGATTCAATCTTGGTATTTAAAGGCCCTGCGCGTATTTTTGAAAGTCAAGATACAGCTGTTCTTGGCATTTTGAACAATAAGGTCAAGGCTGGCGACATTGTACTTATCCGCTATGAAGGCCCACGCGGTGGCCCCGGTATGCAGGAAATGCTTTATCCAACCAGTTACTTAAAGTCCAAGGGGCTTGGCAAAGCTTGTGCCTTGATTACTGATGGTCGTTTTTCTGGTGGTTCATCAGGTCTTTCTATTGGCCATGTTTCGCCAGAAGCAGCGGAAGGTGGTACAATTGGTTTGGTGGAAGAAGGTGATATCATTGAAATTGATATTCCAAACCGCAAAATCCATTTAGCCGTTGATGATGCTGTTCTTGCCCACCGCCGTGAAAAAATGCAAGAAAAAGGCACGGACGCTTGGAAGCCATTGGAAATACGCAAGCGGAAAATCACCAAGGCTTTAAAAGCCTATGCCGCAATGACCACATCAGCTGCCAAGGGTGCTGTGCGCGAAATTTAA
- a CDS encoding adenylosuccinate synthase, giving the protein MANVVVVGAQWGDEGKGKIVDWLSERADIVVRYQGGHNAGHTLVIEGVSYKLSLLPSGLVRGKSSVIGNGVVVDPHHFVQEVKKLRDQGVEITPEILRIAENAPLILSLHRDLDAARENATTGLKIGTTKRGIGPAYEDKVGRRSIRLTDLAEPETLMAKIERVLTHHNALRRGMGEPEIQAQGLFDELMEVAGEILPFMDRTWKYLDEQRRSGARILFEGAQGALLDNDFGTYPFVTSSNTIAGQAATGSGMGPASIDYVLGIAKAYTTRVGEGPFPTEQMNEVGEFLGTRGHEFGVVTGRKRRCGWFDAVLVRQMIAVCGITGIALTKLDVLDGLDEIKVCVAYELDGEVIDYLPASMGAQARVKPIYETLEGWKENTAGARKWADLPAQAIKYVRHLEELIGAPVALLSTSPEREDTILVTDPFED; this is encoded by the coding sequence ATGGCCAATGTAGTCGTTGTCGGTGCCCAATGGGGTGATGAAGGCAAGGGTAAAATTGTTGACTGGTTATCAGAGCGTGCTGATATTGTTGTGCGCTATCAAGGTGGCCACAATGCTGGGCATACGCTGGTTATTGAGGGTGTAAGCTATAAGTTGTCACTTTTGCCCTCTGGTCTTGTACGGGGCAAATCATCCGTTATTGGCAATGGCGTTGTGGTTGACCCACATCACTTTGTGCAAGAAGTAAAAAAATTGCGCGATCAAGGCGTTGAAATTACCCCTGAAATATTGCGTATTGCTGAAAATGCACCGCTTATTCTCTCACTTCACCGTGATCTTGATGCAGCACGTGAAAACGCCACTACTGGCTTGAAAATTGGCACAACCAAGCGCGGCATTGGCCCAGCTTACGAAGATAAGGTTGGTCGTCGTTCTATTCGTCTTACCGATTTGGCTGAGCCTGAAACTTTGATGGCAAAAATCGAGCGCGTTTTAACCCATCACAATGCGCTGCGTCGTGGCATGGGTGAGCCTGAAATTCAGGCACAAGGCTTGTTTGATGAATTAATGGAAGTTGCTGGCGAAATCCTACCCTTTATGGATCGCACATGGAAATATCTTGATGAGCAACGCCGCAGTGGTGCGCGTATTCTTTTTGAAGGCGCACAAGGCGCATTGCTTGACAATGATTTTGGTACCTATCCATTTGTTACCTCGTCCAACACCATTGCCGGTCAAGCTGCAACGGGTTCAGGCATGGGGCCAGCATCAATCGATTATGTTTTAGGCATTGCAAAAGCCTATACAACCCGTGTTGGCGAAGGCCCATTCCCAACAGAGCAAATGAATGAAGTTGGTGAATTCCTTGGCACACGCGGCCATGAATTTGGTGTGGTTACTGGTCGTAAGCGCCGTTGTGGTTGGTTTGATGCAGTATTAGTACGCCAAATGATCGCTGTTTGTGGCATTACCGGCATTGCCCTTACCAAGCTTGATGTGCTTGATGGCCTTGATGAAATCAAAGTATGCGTTGCTTATGAATTAGATGGTGAAGTGATTGATTATTTGCCAGCTTCAATGGGTGCGCAAGCGCGCGTTAAGCCAATTTACGAAACTCTTGAAGGTTGGAAAGAAAACACCGCTGGCGCTCGCAAATGGGCAGATCTTCCAGCACAAGCAATCAAATATGTTCGCCATTTGGAAGAATTGATTGGCGCACCGGTTGCATTGCTTTCAACCAGTCCAGAGCGTGAAGACACCATTTTAGTGACCGATCCATTCGAGGATTAA
- a CDS encoding MATE family efflux transporter, producing the protein MPTANATKSRDLTQGPIFKTLAIFALPTLLSNILQSLNTSINTVWVGKFLGETALAATANASIIMFLVFSAVFGFGMAATVMVGQYFGRHDIDAARRIFGSAIGFCLILSILVGVLGWTFSDWILTHLNTPQDAFTQAHAYLRVIFIALPSTMMSVIVMMGMRGSGDSMTPMWFMGLNVVLDIILNPLLILGVGPFPQLGIVGSAVATIIAGYGSLIAMIITMYWRKLPLRLVGRELNYLIPRIKLLKIIIGKGVPMGLQMVVMATAALVMISLVNREGLMTTAAYSAMQQLWTYVQMPSMAVGAAVSAMVAQNIGAGKWERVNKVNTAGLLSTLLLTGSIIAILLIFDRPVLGLFLGKESGAMAIADHMQYRATWSYMLFGMAMVIFATMRANGVVIIPLLIIFVSLYPVRLGFYYLTYNILGADAIWISFPVGAFTCLILAFIYYKTGLWRKNSMTQPSEKTQPNA; encoded by the coding sequence ATGCCAACAGCCAATGCCACCAAGTCAAGAGATTTAACCCAAGGTCCGATTTTTAAAACCTTGGCTATTTTTGCCTTGCCAACATTGCTTTCTAATATATTGCAATCACTTAATACATCTATCAATACTGTATGGGTTGGTAAATTTTTAGGTGAAACGGCCTTGGCAGCAACGGCAAATGCCAGCATCATCATGTTTTTAGTGTTTTCGGCTGTGTTTGGTTTTGGCATGGCAGCAACGGTCATGGTAGGCCAATATTTTGGTCGCCATGACATTGATGCGGCGCGGCGTATTTTTGGCTCGGCAATTGGGTTTTGTTTAATATTATCAATCTTAGTTGGCGTTTTAGGTTGGACATTTTCCGACTGGATATTAACCCATCTTAACACCCCACAAGATGCTTTTACTCAGGCGCATGCCTATTTACGGGTCATTTTCATAGCCCTGCCATCAACCATGATGTCAGTGATTGTTATGATGGGCATGCGTGGTTCGGGCGATTCGATGACTCCTATGTGGTTTATGGGTCTTAATGTCGTACTTGATATTATACTTAATCCCTTATTGATTTTAGGCGTTGGACCTTTTCCCCAATTAGGCATTGTTGGGTCTGCGGTGGCGACTATTATTGCTGGCTATGGTTCATTAATTGCCATGATAATTACAATGTATTGGCGTAAATTACCGCTACGCTTGGTTGGACGAGAACTCAATTATCTTATCCCGCGCATAAAATTATTAAAAATAATCATTGGCAAAGGCGTGCCTATGGGGTTGCAAATGGTGGTGATGGCAACCGCTGCTCTTGTCATGATTAGCCTCGTCAACCGTGAAGGCTTAATGACGACTGCCGCCTATAGCGCCATGCAACAACTATGGACCTATGTGCAAATGCCCTCCATGGCGGTAGGTGCCGCAGTAAGCGCAATGGTTGCACAAAATATCGGTGCTGGAAAGTGGGAGCGCGTTAACAAGGTTAATACAGCAGGACTTCTATCAACGCTTTTATTAACGGGCTCAATCATTGCCATTTTATTGATTTTTGATCGCCCCGTCCTTGGGCTTTTCTTAGGAAAAGAAAGTGGCGCAATGGCTATTGCCGACCACATGCAATATCGTGCAACATGGAGCTATATGCTGTTTGGTATGGCCATGGTGATATTTGCAACCATGCGTGCAAATGGTGTTGTTATCATACCATTGTTAATTATTTTTGTTTCTCTTTATCCTGTACGCCTTGGGTTTTATTATCTTACCTATAATATTCTTGGTGCTGATGCTATTTGGATCAGCTTCCCAGTTGGTGCCTTCACCTGCCTCATCCTCGCCTTTATCTATTATAAAACTGGCTTATGGCGTAAAAATTCCATGACTCAACCATCGGAAAAAACGCAACCAAATGCGTAA